In a single window of the Pseudoxanthomonas sp. F37 genome:
- a CDS encoding M28 family peptidase has product MRLAPLLLALAITAPAHAASRETRIPDAALVTAAQLREQALADRTGWEVVESLTTEVGPRLAGSEADAKAVAWAQAKFKALGFDKVWTEPVTFPKWVRRSERAAVVGPHAQPLAITALGGSPGGTVAAEIVRFDGLAALEAAPEGSLAGKIAFVDYGMKAARDGSDYRNGGAIRSKGPSAAIRKGAIAFLMRSAGTDNHRVPHTGITRFDEGLTPVPSAALSIPDADQLARLLARGPVRVSLALDCGWDGQYTSQNVIGEITGRSLPEEVVVIGAHLDSWDLGTGAIDDGAGIGITMAAGHLIGQLKRAPKRTIRVIAFANEEQGLHGGKAYAQKHLADIARHQIAAESDFGAGRIYAFNTGAPGHARKATEQIAQALAPLGIEYAPGKGSAGPDISPFAARGMAWAWLAQDGSDYFHLHHNADDTLDKIDPAALAQNVAAYAVFAYLAAEAEGDFGSQLKE; this is encoded by the coding sequence ATGCGTCTTGCTCCGCTGTTGCTCGCTCTGGCCATCACCGCGCCCGCCCACGCCGCCTCCCGCGAAACCCGTATTCCCGATGCCGCCCTCGTCACCGCCGCGCAGCTGCGCGAGCAGGCGCTCGCCGACCGGACCGGCTGGGAGGTGGTCGAATCGCTGACCACCGAAGTGGGGCCGCGCCTGGCCGGCAGCGAGGCCGATGCCAAGGCCGTGGCCTGGGCGCAGGCGAAGTTCAAGGCACTGGGTTTCGACAAGGTATGGACCGAGCCGGTGACGTTTCCGAAGTGGGTGCGCCGCAGCGAACGGGCGGCCGTCGTGGGTCCGCATGCGCAGCCGTTGGCCATCACGGCGTTGGGGGGCAGCCCGGGTGGCACGGTGGCGGCGGAGATCGTCCGCTTCGACGGTCTTGCCGCACTCGAGGCCGCGCCCGAGGGTTCGTTGGCCGGCAAGATCGCGTTCGTCGACTACGGGATGAAGGCCGCGCGCGATGGCAGCGACTACCGCAACGGCGGCGCGATCCGCTCGAAAGGGCCGTCGGCCGCGATCCGCAAGGGCGCCATCGCCTTCCTGATGCGTTCGGCCGGTACCGACAACCACCGCGTCCCGCACACCGGCATCACCCGCTTCGACGAAGGCCTGACGCCGGTGCCGTCCGCCGCACTGAGCATCCCCGATGCCGACCAGCTGGCGCGGCTGCTTGCGCGCGGCCCGGTGCGCGTGTCGCTGGCACTGGATTGCGGGTGGGACGGCCAATACACCTCGCAGAACGTGATCGGCGAAATCACCGGGCGCAGCCTGCCGGAGGAGGTCGTGGTGATCGGCGCGCACCTGGATTCGTGGGACCTGGGCACCGGTGCGATCGACGACGGCGCGGGCATCGGCATCACCATGGCCGCCGGCCACCTGATAGGGCAGCTGAAGCGGGCGCCGAAACGCACCATCCGGGTGATCGCCTTCGCCAACGAAGAGCAGGGCCTGCACGGGGGCAAGGCGTATGCGCAGAAGCATCTGGCCGACATCGCGCGCCATCAGATCGCCGCGGAGAGCGACTTCGGCGCCGGCCGCATCTACGCCTTCAATACCGGCGCACCCGGACACGCGCGCAAGGCCACCGAACAGATCGCGCAGGCGCTGGCGCCACTGGGCATCGAGTACGCGCCCGGCAAGGGCAGCGCGGGGCCCGACATCAGCCCGTTCGCCGCCCGGGGCATGGCGTGGGCGTGGCTGGCGCAGGATGGCAGCGACTACTTCCACCTGCACCACAATGCGGACGATACGCTGGACAAGATCGATCCCGCCGCGCTCGCGCAGAACGTGGCGGCGTATGCCGTGTTCGCATATCTGGCGGCGGAAGCCGAGGGCGATTTCGGCAGCCAACTGAAGGAATAA
- a CDS encoding fumarylacetoacetate hydrolase family protein: protein MADIIPTPPVPRVPVRGGGTFPVRRIFCVGRNFAEHAREMGAAAPASKTERGVPVFFHKPADAIVTGGADVPYPPGTHDLHHEVELVVALGADAPAGPLSRDAAQALVIAYGVGLDLTRRDLQGAAKAKGLPWDTGKGFDHSAPVSELVPATGIGALEDRTLTLRVNGDIRQHGALRDLIWDVPDILHELSRLYALKAGDLVFMGTPAGVAALLPGDVFLAALDGVVELGGRITA from the coding sequence ATGGCCGACATCATCCCCACCCCGCCCGTGCCGCGCGTTCCCGTGCGCGGCGGCGGTACCTTCCCCGTGCGCCGCATCTTCTGCGTGGGCCGCAATTTCGCCGAGCACGCGCGCGAGATGGGCGCGGCCGCACCGGCGTCGAAGACCGAACGCGGCGTGCCCGTGTTCTTCCACAAACCGGCCGATGCCATCGTCACCGGCGGCGCGGACGTACCCTATCCGCCCGGCACGCACGACCTGCACCATGAGGTCGAACTGGTGGTGGCGCTGGGCGCGGATGCGCCGGCCGGCCCGCTGTCGCGCGATGCCGCGCAGGCGCTGGTCATCGCCTATGGCGTGGGCCTGGACCTGACCCGTCGCGACCTGCAGGGCGCGGCCAAGGCGAAGGGCCTGCCGTGGGATACCGGCAAGGGCTTCGATCATTCGGCCCCGGTCAGCGAACTGGTACCCGCCACCGGCATTGGCGCACTGGAGGACCGCACGCTCACCCTGCGCGTGAACGGCGATATCCGCCAGCACGGCGCGCTGCGCGACCTGATCTGGGACGTGCCGGACATCCTGCACGAGCTCTCCAGGCTCTATGCCCTGAAGGCCGGCGACCTGGTCTTCATGGGCACGCCGGCCGGCGTGGCCGCACTGCTGCCGGGCGACGTCTTCCTCGCGGCACTGGACGGCGTGGTGGAACTGGGCGGGCGCATCACCGCCTGA
- a CDS encoding TrmH family RNA methyltransferase yields the protein MGNPWNNRPPRPPGPPDRRRPPRTQDQRPAREQAPRDERPANTARSELRLYGLNAVHAVFARRPEAIRKVYLTESRIPALKPLLAWCVKQRVGYRVVEEGDLDRLAASAHHEGVVADVLKVEPLPMSDWLRALPEGKPVAALWLDGVGNPHNFGAILRSAAHFGVAGILLPRESTLALSGAAARVAEGGAEQVPLVRMGQADNAVAQLRNAGFSLAATVVRGGDDLFAAKLPQRLVYVMGAEGEGMDARLAEACDMRLSIPGSGAVESLNVAAATAVFLAQWKQRS from the coding sequence GTGGGCAATCCCTGGAACAACCGCCCGCCGCGGCCGCCCGGTCCGCCGGATCGGCGGCGACCGCCGCGCACGCAGGACCAGCGCCCCGCGCGCGAGCAGGCGCCGCGGGACGAGCGTCCCGCGAACACGGCGCGCAGCGAGCTGCGCCTGTATGGGCTCAACGCCGTGCACGCGGTGTTCGCGCGCCGCCCCGAGGCCATCCGCAAGGTCTACCTGACCGAATCGCGCATCCCGGCACTGAAACCGTTGCTGGCCTGGTGCGTCAAGCAGCGCGTCGGCTATCGCGTGGTGGAAGAGGGCGACCTGGACCGCCTGGCCGCCAGCGCGCACCACGAGGGCGTGGTGGCCGACGTGCTGAAGGTCGAGCCGCTGCCCATGTCCGACTGGCTGCGCGCGCTGCCCGAGGGCAAGCCCGTCGCAGCGCTGTGGCTGGACGGCGTGGGCAATCCGCACAACTTCGGCGCGATCCTGCGTTCGGCCGCGCATTTCGGCGTGGCGGGCATCCTGCTGCCGCGCGAGTCCACCCTGGCGTTGTCCGGCGCGGCGGCGCGGGTGGCCGAAGGCGGTGCGGAACAGGTGCCGCTGGTGCGCATGGGACAGGCCGACAATGCCGTGGCCCAATTGCGGAACGCGGGTTTTTCGCTGGCCGCCACGGTGGTGCGCGGCGGTGACGACCTGTTCGCGGCGAAGCTGCCGCAGCGGTTGGTCTACGTGATGGGGGCCGAGGGCGAGGGCATGGATGCGCGCCTGGCCGAGGCCTGCGACATGCGCCTGTCGATTCCCGGCAGCGGCGCGGTCGAGAGCCTCAATGTCGCCGCGGCCACGGCGGTGTTTCTGGCGCAGTGGAAGCAGCGTTCGTAG
- a CDS encoding Rieske 2Fe-2S domain-containing protein — MRLSALNDIADGGFAEVEAMIDGDAESLILHRQGGQARAWLNVCPHAGRRLDWAPGQFLKSKDGHLVCAAHGASFELGRGDCVAGPCRGDSLRAVPVQVRDGEVWLA, encoded by the coding sequence ATGCGACTCAGTGCACTGAATGACATCGCCGACGGCGGGTTTGCCGAAGTAGAGGCCATGATCGACGGGGATGCCGAATCTTTGATCCTTCATCGCCAAGGGGGCCAGGCACGCGCCTGGCTGAATGTCTGCCCGCATGCGGGGCGCCGGCTGGACTGGGCGCCGGGCCAGTTCCTGAAGAGCAAGGACGGGCACCTGGTGTGCGCCGCGCACGGCGCGTCGTTCGAACTTGGCCGCGGCGACTGCGTCGCCGGCCCCTGTCGCGGCGACTCCCTGCGCGCCGTACCGGTGCAGGTGCGCGACGGCGAGGTGTGGCTGGCCTGA
- the mscL gene encoding large-conductance mechanosensitive channel protein MscL: MGMVSEFKEFIARGNVVDLAVGVVIGAAFGKIVTAFVDKIIMPPIGLLVGGVDFSKWVWTLKEATVDAAGKDVPAVAIGIGEFLNTVIQFVIVAFAIFLLVKAVNRLHRKPEAAPAAPPEDVLLLREIRDALKK, translated from the coding sequence ATGGGCATGGTCAGCGAGTTCAAGGAATTCATCGCACGCGGCAACGTGGTCGATCTCGCCGTGGGCGTGGTGATCGGCGCCGCGTTCGGCAAGATCGTCACCGCCTTCGTGGACAAGATCATCATGCCGCCCATCGGGCTGCTGGTGGGCGGCGTGGATTTCTCCAAGTGGGTGTGGACATTGAAGGAAGCCACCGTTGACGCCGCCGGCAAGGACGTGCCGGCCGTGGCGATCGGCATCGGCGAATTCCTCAACACCGTCATCCAGTTCGTCATCGTGGCCTTCGCGATCTTCCTGCTGGTCAAGGCGGTGAACCGCCTGCACCGCAAGCCCGAAGCCGCACCGGCCGCGCCGCCGGAGGACGTACTGCTGCTGCGCGAGATCCGCGATGCGCTGAAGAAGTGA